From one Nitrospira sp. MA-1 genomic stretch:
- a CDS encoding response regulator: MASILVINDDPVQLHLLASWLEKDYFAVNRFVCSEDAWRWLQEGNVPDAIVLDLHMPGISGWRFCELLHSFFGSTQAVPPVLAVSATYTGIDAHDILKDLGASAFLALPTEPQRFRQQVCELVENPPSPQRPHVWMVSTHKSEIQRIHHIFGERGWQVVEWQAGKQVQVAVNLVLPDIVLIDHPLSDMTSEEFVIWCKVQYPQAMCIVLGQESTARGYPAHSIHADAYLPKECDPLHIISLCEKGRWERALSRVEHLLDIRTDDLRESEAQFKELFETLPDVLVIYDFQGKITHVNSLGAQQLGYLPSVLNGKAFSLIRPEPSSGESGPTLPSSAPGGARWEETVLRQKNGSNLPVEMMEREVQFLGQRQTLFIGRDLTARKRMEEENIALEHQLRQVQKMEAIGRLASGVAHDMNNTLTAIMAHASLFKIQEKTDTPLWAAGDVIEKAVRRGKELTSQLLGYARQGKHHDVTVDTHDVIQEVMTLLGRTIHKMITFRTDLSATKPYVLGDPNQLYQILMNLGVNACDAMGERGELLVQTSNETVTQEYASRVPGLHAGDYVVIRVTDTGTGMSLETQRHIFEPFFTTKGRGQGTGMGLAMVYGIVKNHRGYIGVTSSPGCGTTMRLYLPDALCASLKDTPVQTTKPSHGTGHIVVIDDEKDVGEAAQAILEFLGYQVTVVLNGKEALKICRDLTVPVDVVLLDMVMPEMSGATCFEELRAIRPDLKVILCTGYDRNHAVQDLLNQGVVGFIQKPYDVDELAHACQIVLRDDNPVQICGTERVS; the protein is encoded by the coding sequence TCTTCTTGCGAGTTGGCTTGAGAAGGATTACTTTGCGGTCAATCGCTTTGTCTGTTCTGAAGATGCCTGGCGGTGGCTCCAAGAAGGAAATGTGCCGGATGCCATTGTCCTCGATCTCCATATGCCGGGAATTAGCGGATGGCGATTTTGCGAATTGTTGCATTCATTCTTTGGTTCCACACAGGCAGTGCCCCCTGTTCTTGCGGTTTCCGCCACGTATACTGGAATTGATGCTCATGACATTTTGAAAGATTTAGGGGCTTCGGCATTTCTTGCTCTCCCGACAGAACCTCAACGCTTTCGTCAGCAGGTTTGCGAGTTAGTGGAGAACCCTCCTAGTCCTCAACGCCCACATGTTTGGATGGTTTCCACCCACAAGTCCGAAATCCAACGAATTCATCACATATTTGGTGAACGGGGATGGCAGGTGGTGGAATGGCAAGCGGGGAAACAGGTTCAGGTGGCAGTGAATCTTGTGCTTCCTGATATTGTCCTCATTGACCATCCGCTGTCGGACATGACAAGCGAAGAGTTTGTGATTTGGTGCAAAGTCCAATATCCTCAGGCAATGTGCATTGTCCTTGGACAGGAATCTACAGCCCGAGGATACCCTGCTCATTCGATCCATGCTGATGCCTATCTCCCAAAAGAGTGCGATCCATTGCATATTATTTCACTATGTGAAAAAGGGCGCTGGGAACGGGCACTCTCACGAGTAGAGCATTTACTGGATATCCGTACTGATGATTTACGCGAATCTGAAGCCCAATTTAAAGAGTTGTTCGAAACGCTTCCGGATGTCTTGGTGATTTATGATTTCCAGGGAAAAATCACCCATGTTAATTCGCTTGGAGCGCAGCAATTGGGGTATCTCCCGTCTGTCTTGAATGGGAAAGCCTTCTCTCTTATCAGACCTGAGCCATCAAGTGGGGAATCCGGTCCCACGTTGCCAAGCTCTGCCCCTGGGGGGGCGAGATGGGAGGAAACGGTCCTTCGTCAAAAGAACGGCAGCAATCTTCCCGTAGAGATGATGGAACGGGAGGTTCAGTTTTTAGGCCAGCGTCAAACTCTTTTTATTGGACGCGATTTGACGGCAAGAAAGCGCATGGAGGAAGAGAATATTGCCCTTGAGCATCAGTTGCGGCAGGTTCAAAAAATGGAAGCCATCGGTCGACTAGCCTCAGGGGTTGCCCACGATATGAATAATACGTTAACGGCAATCATGGCCCATGCAAGTTTGTTCAAGATACAGGAAAAGACCGACACCCCCTTGTGGGCAGCGGGCGATGTCATCGAAAAAGCCGTTCGTCGTGGAAAGGAATTGACATCCCAGCTCTTGGGGTATGCCAGGCAGGGAAAGCATCATGATGTGACGGTCGATACCCATGATGTAATTCAGGAGGTCATGACACTGCTCGGAAGGACAATCCATAAAATGATCACCTTCCGAACTGACCTGTCCGCTACGAAGCCTTATGTGTTGGGGGATCCCAATCAGTTATACCAGATTCTCATGAATTTAGGTGTCAATGCCTGTGATGCGATGGGTGAGCGTGGGGAATTGCTTGTGCAGACTTCGAATGAAACGGTCACCCAGGAATACGCTTCACGTGTCCCAGGACTTCACGCAGGTGATTATGTGGTAATTCGGGTTACGGATACCGGGACCGGAATGTCATTAGAGACCCAACGACATATTTTTGAGCCATTCTTTACGACGAAAGGCCGAGGACAGGGAACAGGAATGGGATTGGCGATGGTGTATGGAATCGTCAAAAACCATCGCGGGTATATCGGGGTGACCAGTTCTCCTGGGTGTGGAACGACAATGCGTTTATATCTTCCGGATGCCCTATGTGCGAGCCTTAAGGACACACCTGTTCAGACGACGAAGCCTTCTCACGGAACCGGGCATATTGTAGTGATTGATGATGAGAAGGATGTGGGAGAAGCCGCTCAGGCCATACTTGAATTCCTTGGCTATCAGGTTACGGTTGTGTTGAATGGGAAGGAGGCCCTGAAAATCTGCCGGGATTTGACTGTTCCCGTTGATGTTGTGCTGTTGGATATGGTGATGCCTGAAATGTCGGGAGCGACATGTTTTGAAGAATTGCGAGCGATTCGACCAGATCTCAAGGTAATTCTCTGTACGGGGTATGATCGGAACCATGCTGTGCAAGATTTACTCAATCAGGGTGTCGTAGGGTTTATTCAAAAACCGTATGATGTCGACGAATTGGCTCATGCCTGTCAGATTGTCTTGAGAGATGACAATCCGGTCCAAATCTGTGGTACGGAGAGGGTGTCCTAA
- the fliW gene encoding flagellar assembly protein FliW, translating into MKVQTSRFGMLDVSDDTLLTFPSGLVGFPDFRRYLVLDPPEDADYQWFQSVDEPSLAFVIMDVDLLQPDFRTNLSGEGLAELDMTPADPISIMAVISIPSDHPDQATANLRAPLVVNGRTRQGKQLILHESISLRHPLFHDVAEGQPHPEGVTEAASV; encoded by the coding sequence ATGAAAGTTCAGACTAGTCGGTTCGGTATGTTGGATGTGTCGGATGACACGCTGTTAACTTTCCCATCCGGCCTCGTAGGTTTCCCAGATTTCCGACGGTATCTCGTACTTGATCCGCCAGAGGATGCCGACTATCAGTGGTTTCAGTCGGTGGATGAACCAAGTTTAGCTTTTGTGATTATGGATGTGGATTTGTTGCAACCCGATTTTCGTACAAACCTATCCGGAGAAGGATTGGCTGAATTGGATATGACTCCTGCCGATCCAATTTCAATTATGGCCGTTATCTCGATCCCTTCAGATCATCCAGATCAGGCGACAGCAAATCTTCGTGCCCCTCTGGTCGTAAATGGGCGAACCAGACAAGGGAAACAATTGATTCTCCATGAATCAATCTCCTTGCGCCATCCATTATTCCATGATGTGGCGGAAGGTCAACCCCACCCTGAAGGGGTGACAGAGGCTGCATCGGTCTAA
- the csrA gene encoding carbon storage regulator CsrA — translation MLILTRKIDEAIRLGDDIRIVLVQIKGGQVRLGIECPSHVRVLREELYEAVRQENLNAVSSDPKLLASLPRQKRPQAKPTEST, via the coding sequence ATGCTCATACTCACCAGAAAAATTGATGAAGCTATTCGATTAGGAGATGACATTCGCATTGTCCTTGTCCAAATTAAAGGAGGACAGGTGCGACTCGGAATTGAATGTCCGTCGCATGTCCGTGTTCTTCGTGAGGAATTATATGAAGCCGTCCGGCAGGAAAATTTGAATGCCGTATCCTCGGATCCGAAGCTTTTGGCCAGCCTACCCAGACAGAAAAGACCTCAGGCTAAACCTACCGAATCAACCTAA
- a CDS encoding glycosyltransferase — MKSYFTSAGYFFNKDEGVWHRPGYKGINYSDGEQIENRLKTIISGASDVSVMSGELAKSCTDWHSLYHLSRKRVNLLRPFEEQLQGKSVLEIGAGCGALTRYLGEIGAEVVALEGSLRRASIASLRCRGLSNVTVIGEVVHHFNPGPQFDVVTVIGVLEYARKFFPGDGADPVDAMLVFMKGLLKPGGTLIIAIENQLGLKYFAGFPEDHMGKPMFGIEEHYTKGSIVTFGRRELSRRVGQAGLPEQEWWYPFPDYKLPSLMVSERGAMPQDGIDLTPVLRSACTDDPQFPARIHFNQERALRPIVRNGLLPDLANSFVLLATDLACKEKSIVPLAVHYATGRRPEFAKKVVFTQESQRADYTSQVRLYPTDTPNKNSLVTQRLVDQTFVKGELWQDRLVQIMTSPGWRVTQIEEWLKVWLKGFFDVVGIQKSNDMTKKKVSGQFLDLIPRNMIMEGNGEVTFFDQEWVLGEDLEVGYVVFRALFSSFYALGMIAPTGEKTLPSILSLIKDIGQGAGFSFTDHDIKHYHDLECEFQRLVVGGCNLSYGMMSAMQFRVSHTQSNQDGYGAEVHGQNIILQQALLEKTRQIADLTQTVKDLDEQFIRINRVLSQKELNRNLSEPKMCLDDRISTSGQNFQLAPRVVAIINDPICSQIRILQALTASVMKSWFGGMVKIEGAEGSHPHQLPSGPGTVWIVQRTCRMEIADMVIARSNGTRLVHDIDDLLWKIPEDNQNHQVMKKWLIDHLMKLLELSDCVTTSTIPLQTALESVGIKAALLPNCLVSEEWRDLAPLRGGGSRPRIGWAGQVGVHRSDLRFLGSVFEELGDEVEWVFLGEVPEDLRRTGVRSEVHPMVPLGQFPSKLASLNLDLALAPLAINEFNEAKSDLRLLQYGVLGFPVIATDIYPHRTAPVTRVPNDPQAWVRAIRDHLYNSDHSEKEGKVLREWVLRHRMLESWLPQYRAVWLGESANRRDHSTFSVLGNNEARSTPTSYMPIVDTQYECSIIIPVCNRDDLTKQCLLHLAEVTQGCHYEVLVVDNASTDETQNFLASFGGDIQIIRNTENLGFAKACNQGARAARGKYLIFLNNDTIPQSGWLTALLEEVETHDDVSIVGSKLLYPNDTIQHAGVVFSKNCLTPYHIFSGAPAGLHAANVRREFQAVTAACFLIRREDFESIGGFDEEFRNGFEDVDLCLKIRERGKKIIYQPKSVLYHLEHQTPGRKDPEAERHNGNRLMSRWGSKIVVDEDVYTVPEGYANRYYFRDGWLRQSLEPFRSDGERTQWNRVQRVQELLLSRRYDPIRGIKKQDNGELHALLSDFREWPDDGEVLRWAVKLCRTLQLFDGERAFLTRLLSLGEDREIREQLAKLALNVKDLSDAAQHVQALIQTDPNDGSAHWLQGILFMQSQEWGEARKSFRRALQYGSDSRKTNIGLGMACMGMGDGEEAWRVFDEVVADHPDDVEAMNGLIQAGTSLQRWKDLGERLSRYVERNPANCDMRFALAGVHFRASRLDLAKQQFEMLRLLMPDHEGLLDLGALLQTAPRDLHAIAT, encoded by the coding sequence ATGAAATCCTATTTCACAAGCGCCGGTTATTTTTTCAATAAAGATGAGGGAGTGTGGCATCGCCCTGGATATAAAGGCATCAATTATAGTGATGGCGAGCAAATTGAAAACCGATTGAAAACGATTATTTCCGGTGCGAGCGATGTCAGTGTGATGTCGGGCGAATTGGCAAAATCCTGTACGGATTGGCATTCGCTGTATCATTTATCACGGAAACGCGTCAATCTGCTTCGGCCCTTTGAGGAACAATTACAAGGGAAAAGTGTACTTGAAATCGGTGCGGGGTGCGGTGCGCTCACGCGTTATCTCGGTGAAATAGGAGCGGAGGTGGTGGCACTGGAAGGGAGCCTCCGTCGCGCATCGATTGCGTCATTGCGTTGCCGTGGCCTGAGCAATGTCACAGTTATTGGGGAAGTTGTTCATCATTTTAATCCTGGACCACAGTTTGATGTCGTGACCGTTATTGGAGTTTTAGAATATGCCAGGAAATTTTTCCCAGGTGATGGGGCAGACCCAGTTGATGCTATGTTGGTTTTTATGAAGGGTTTGTTAAAGCCTGGAGGTACATTGATTATCGCTATTGAAAACCAGCTAGGGTTGAAATATTTTGCCGGATTTCCCGAAGACCATATGGGCAAGCCCATGTTTGGCATCGAAGAACATTACACCAAAGGGAGCATTGTGACCTTTGGCCGGAGAGAGCTTAGCCGAAGAGTCGGTCAGGCTGGCCTACCTGAACAGGAATGGTGGTATCCCTTTCCGGATTACAAGCTACCAAGCTTGATGGTGTCGGAACGCGGGGCCATGCCGCAGGACGGTATTGATCTGACCCCGGTCCTGCGTAGTGCGTGCACCGACGACCCGCAATTTCCAGCTCGTATTCATTTTAATCAGGAACGAGCTTTGCGCCCAATTGTTCGTAATGGTCTTTTGCCTGATTTGGCGAATTCCTTTGTATTACTGGCCACAGACCTCGCTTGTAAGGAAAAATCAATTGTTCCTCTCGCGGTACATTATGCAACTGGGAGAAGGCCAGAATTTGCCAAAAAGGTCGTTTTTACACAGGAGAGTCAGCGTGCCGATTATACCTCTCAAGTGCGGCTGTACCCTACTGACACCCCAAATAAGAATTCATTGGTTACCCAACGGCTTGTTGATCAAACATTTGTGAAAGGCGAACTTTGGCAAGATCGGCTTGTACAAATCATGACCAGCCCTGGGTGGCGGGTTACGCAAATAGAAGAATGGTTAAAGGTCTGGCTGAAGGGGTTTTTCGACGTTGTGGGTATCCAGAAGTCAAACGATATGACTAAGAAGAAGGTATCAGGCCAATTCCTTGATCTTATTCCACGTAATATGATCATGGAAGGAAATGGTGAGGTGACATTTTTTGATCAAGAGTGGGTGCTTGGCGAAGACCTGGAGGTTGGTTATGTCGTCTTTCGTGCTTTGTTCTCTTCATTTTATGCTTTAGGCATGATAGCGCCAACGGGAGAAAAGACACTTCCTTCGATTCTTTCTCTTATCAAGGATATTGGACAAGGGGCCGGCTTTTCGTTTACCGATCACGACATTAAGCACTATCACGATCTGGAATGTGAATTTCAGCGGCTTGTCGTAGGGGGTTGTAATCTCAGTTACGGAATGATGTCCGCGATGCAGTTCCGTGTATCCCATACGCAGTCGAATCAGGATGGTTATGGTGCTGAAGTTCATGGACAGAACATTATCCTTCAACAGGCCCTATTGGAAAAAACCCGACAAATTGCGGATCTTACGCAAACGGTAAAGGATTTAGATGAGCAGTTCATCCGCATTAATCGAGTCTTGTCTCAGAAGGAACTCAACAGAAACCTATCAGAGCCAAAAATGTGTTTGGATGATAGGATTTCCACCTCAGGTCAAAACTTTCAGTTGGCTCCACGCGTTGTGGCAATTATTAATGATCCCATATGCAGCCAAATCCGAATACTCCAAGCACTCACCGCGAGCGTAATGAAATCCTGGTTTGGCGGAATGGTGAAAATTGAAGGAGCGGAGGGGAGCCATCCTCACCAATTACCAAGTGGTCCAGGAACGGTGTGGATTGTTCAGCGAACGTGTAGGATGGAAATCGCTGATATGGTTATTGCGCGATCGAATGGTACCCGTTTGGTCCACGATATCGATGATTTGCTCTGGAAGATCCCGGAAGATAATCAAAATCATCAAGTGATGAAGAAATGGCTTATTGACCATTTGATGAAATTGCTTGAATTGTCCGATTGCGTAACAACTTCTACCATTCCCTTACAAACCGCTTTGGAAAGTGTAGGAATCAAGGCTGCCCTTCTGCCGAATTGCTTGGTCTCCGAAGAGTGGAGGGATTTGGCTCCTCTCCGAGGGGGTGGCTCCAGGCCACGTATTGGTTGGGCTGGACAGGTTGGGGTACACCGTTCTGATCTCCGCTTCCTTGGTTCGGTGTTCGAGGAGTTAGGTGATGAGGTTGAGTGGGTATTTTTAGGAGAGGTGCCGGAAGATCTTCGACGGACCGGGGTCAGATCTGAAGTCCATCCCATGGTTCCTTTAGGTCAATTTCCATCTAAACTTGCCAGTCTGAATCTTGATCTGGCTTTAGCTCCATTAGCCATAAATGAATTTAATGAGGCAAAAAGTGACCTTCGTCTTTTGCAATATGGTGTATTAGGATTTCCGGTCATTGCCACTGATATTTATCCTCATCGAACTGCACCGGTCACCCGAGTTCCTAATGATCCTCAAGCCTGGGTACGAGCAATTCGGGATCATCTTTATAATTCGGATCATTCTGAGAAAGAGGGCAAAGTTTTAAGGGAGTGGGTCCTAAGGCATCGAATGTTGGAATCCTGGCTACCACAATATCGAGCCGTATGGCTGGGTGAATCTGCTAACAGGCGGGATCATTCAACCTTTTCCGTATTGGGGAATAACGAGGCTCGATCAACTCCGACTTCCTACATGCCAATTGTTGATACACAATATGAGTGTTCTATTATTATTCCCGTGTGTAATCGTGATGATTTAACGAAGCAATGCCTGTTGCATTTGGCCGAAGTGACACAAGGATGCCACTATGAGGTTCTTGTGGTGGATAATGCGTCGACGGATGAGACTCAGAATTTTCTGGCTTCATTCGGGGGGGATATTCAGATAATTCGGAATACTGAAAATCTAGGATTTGCAAAGGCCTGTAATCAAGGGGCTCGTGCCGCACGAGGAAAGTATTTAATCTTCCTGAACAATGACACTATTCCACAATCAGGATGGTTGACAGCTTTGTTGGAGGAAGTTGAGACGCACGATGATGTTTCCATTGTCGGCAGTAAACTGTTGTATCCGAATGACACCATTCAACATGCCGGAGTGGTTTTTTCTAAAAACTGCCTGACTCCCTATCATATTTTCAGTGGAGCCCCTGCGGGTCTTCATGCAGCCAATGTTCGCCGTGAATTTCAAGCAGTGACGGCGGCCTGTTTTCTGATTCGCAGAGAAGATTTTGAGTCAATCGGGGGATTTGATGAGGAATTCCGAAACGGGTTTGAGGATGTTGATTTGTGTTTGAAAATCCGAGAGCGCGGTAAAAAAATTATCTACCAACCCAAGAGTGTATTGTATCATCTGGAACATCAAACTCCCGGTCGCAAAGATCCGGAAGCAGAACGTCATAACGGGAATCGCCTGATGAGCCGCTGGGGTTCAAAGATTGTAGTGGATGAAGACGTATATACCGTTCCGGAAGGCTATGCCAATCGCTATTATTTTCGTGACGGGTGGCTTCGGCAGTCGCTCGAACCATTTCGGAGCGATGGAGAACGGACCCAGTGGAATCGGGTCCAACGCGTACAAGAGCTCTTATTATCCCGGCGATATGACCCAATTCGAGGCATTAAAAAACAGGACAATGGTGAATTACATGCCCTTCTTTCCGATTTTCGCGAGTGGCCAGATGATGGAGAAGTGTTGCGGTGGGCCGTGAAACTCTGTCGAACATTGCAGTTATTCGATGGGGAGCGGGCATTTTTGACACGCCTTCTGAGTCTTGGAGAAGATCGAGAGATCCGGGAACAGCTAGCAAAACTGGCACTCAACGTGAAAGATCTGTCCGACGCGGCTCAACATGTCCAGGCCCTCATTCAAACAGACCCCAACGATGGTTCAGCACATTGGTTACAGGGGATCCTGTTCATGCAATCCCAGGAATGGGGAGAAGCGAGAAAGTCTTTTCGGCGCGCTCTTCAATATGGCTCAGATTCCCGAAAAACCAACATCGGCTTGGGAATGGCATGTATGGGGATGGGAGACGGGGAAGAAGCCTGGAGGGTTTTCGACGAAGTTGTGGCAGATCATCCTGATGATGTTGAAGCCATGAATGGGTTGATTCAAGCCGGAACATCTCTGCAACGATGGAAAGACTTAGGGGAACGGCTTTCACGGTATGTCGAACGCAATCCCGCAAACTGCGATATGCGGTTTGCTTTGGCTGGTGTGCATTTTCGTGCTAGTCGGCTTGATTTGGCCAAGCAACAATTTGAGATGTTGCGCCTCTTAATGCCCGACCATGAGGGATTACTTGATTTAGGGGCTCTCCTCCAGACCGCACCTCGAGACCTCCATGCCATCGCAACATAA
- a CDS encoding glycosyltransferase family 9 protein, translating into MTDCDQQLAQATRYLAEHAFPTYSLAYNLNNHPRGILAAHVLSSLVVGPGENGPLNQRLPAWAGYLRQIAQDRGSNRVHLADAFCGLCQVFPPLDIPYLKAPLVELPLELEWMVNDRSSTLIGIVLGAGDTERRVPLSVWQALISTCAEYMPQSYLLLIGGEGEREAALALEHRLPAKYLNRVVNGCGRTSLPQLVALFNRCHWVVGSDTGPLHLGAMCGTRAIGWYFSQARVHETGPYGVGHYVWQHDQGRSGDVLDARELRTEESSFAHWPVMETVNLIRDERVNSRIDEWDLWISNKDEWGAFYTTDGLPDEAVLQRKDTWEALSQLANHNIRMEVAK; encoded by the coding sequence ATGACGGATTGTGACCAGCAGTTAGCCCAAGCCACGCGCTATTTGGCTGAACATGCCTTCCCCACGTATTCATTGGCCTATAATTTGAATAACCATCCTCGAGGGATACTTGCTGCCCATGTTTTGAGTAGTCTGGTGGTCGGCCCGGGAGAAAATGGGCCTCTGAATCAGAGGCTTCCCGCATGGGCGGGATATTTACGTCAGATTGCTCAAGATCGAGGGAGCAACCGGGTGCATTTAGCGGATGCATTTTGCGGATTGTGTCAAGTTTTTCCGCCATTGGACATTCCCTACTTGAAGGCCCCGCTGGTGGAATTGCCTCTTGAGCTGGAATGGATGGTGAATGATCGATCTTCTACCCTCATCGGAATTGTTCTTGGTGCGGGAGATACCGAACGGCGGGTTCCCCTTTCTGTGTGGCAAGCCCTGATTTCCACATGTGCTGAGTACATGCCTCAGAGCTACCTGCTTTTGATTGGTGGGGAGGGAGAACGGGAAGCGGCATTGGCCCTGGAACATCGCCTTCCCGCTAAATATCTCAATCGGGTGGTGAATGGGTGTGGTCGTACCTCGTTGCCCCAGCTTGTGGCTCTTTTTAATCGATGTCATTGGGTGGTCGGATCGGATACGGGACCGTTGCATCTCGGAGCGATGTGTGGGACACGGGCGATCGGTTGGTATTTCTCCCAGGCCAGAGTCCATGAAACCGGTCCCTATGGGGTTGGCCATTATGTGTGGCAACACGATCAAGGGCGATCTGGGGATGTTCTGGATGCTCGTGAATTACGAACGGAAGAGTCATCCTTTGCCCATTGGCCTGTGATGGAAACGGTCAACTTAATACGGGATGAACGGGTGAATTCAAGAATTGACGAGTGGGATCTCTGGATCAGTAATAAAGATGAGTGGGGGGCGTTTTATACCACTGATGGCCTTCCTGACGAGGCTGTTCTTCAGCGAAAAGATACGTGGGAGGCGCTGTCTCAGCTGGCGAATCATAATATTCGGATGGAAGTCGCGAAGTAG
- a CDS encoding DUF3880 domain-containing protein, giving the protein MDVLKKNIDILRSQDPILAAQILQVPGGTLSIHPAKSGMPTALVNSRYLHSAYDPVREAGRWAEERVKDCQAGETIVLLGVGLLYHVEALRQMLPHDQNMMVVVPDLSEFADCVSVRSLEGWGERLMWMTGSITDMAVQVTQKAKRVRILSYEPAATVHHDLYEHFRLQLRDHLAQGLSGTLHIMVIGPIYGGSLPIARYVVNALEGLGHRVSWVDHSPHYSGYQNLDTIRDHRLRLTVQQRMSETLAVISLAHVAEDPPDLVLALSQAPLTMAVLEQMRRKKVLTAMWFVENFRHLTYWQQMVSGYDFWFVMQQAACLDAFRKAGAKQVSYLPLAADPAIHQPMILTQGAQYEFGADVSFLGAGYRNRRQILPSLVGQGWTFKLWGNEWDNLGPLAQVLQRGGARIDTPTSVKIFNATSVNINLHSYTGDGFDPEGDGVNPRTFELASCGAFQVVDARTLLPALFDESMMAVINSPDQLLPTVQTYLHEPARRVAMAELSRKRVLEAHTYGHRMRTFLGAVGMASPDRLGAILQGDRTAESLVARSGQSPELIPMLQKFLPTDRVELVDVAKDIRKKGPEARLNREELLILMMDEYRQEKRDFL; this is encoded by the coding sequence ATGGACGTGTTGAAAAAGAATATCGATATTCTTCGAAGCCAGGATCCGATTCTTGCTGCTCAGATCCTCCAGGTGCCAGGAGGAACCCTGTCGATCCATCCAGCTAAATCCGGAATGCCAACCGCGCTGGTTAACTCCCGATATCTTCATAGTGCGTATGATCCAGTTCGCGAAGCAGGGCGCTGGGCTGAAGAACGCGTGAAAGACTGTCAAGCAGGGGAAACGATTGTCCTCCTCGGCGTGGGACTGCTTTACCACGTGGAAGCCTTGCGTCAGATGTTGCCTCATGACCAGAACATGATGGTCGTGGTGCCGGACCTTTCCGAATTCGCAGATTGTGTTTCCGTCCGGTCCCTGGAAGGGTGGGGTGAACGGCTGATGTGGATGACGGGTTCCATCACTGATATGGCTGTCCAAGTGACCCAGAAAGCCAAGCGGGTTCGCATTCTGAGTTACGAACCTGCCGCCACGGTTCATCACGACCTCTATGAACATTTCCGTTTGCAACTTCGTGATCATCTCGCTCAAGGCTTAAGCGGAACGCTTCACATCATGGTGATTGGTCCCATTTATGGCGGGTCTTTGCCCATTGCCCGATATGTGGTGAACGCCTTGGAAGGCCTTGGACATCGTGTGAGTTGGGTGGATCATAGTCCACATTATTCGGGATATCAGAATTTGGACACAATCCGTGATCATCGGCTGCGACTCACAGTCCAACAACGGATGAGTGAAACCTTGGCGGTGATTAGCCTGGCTCATGTGGCAGAAGATCCCCCTGACCTGGTTTTAGCCTTGTCCCAGGCGCCATTAACGATGGCGGTTTTGGAGCAGATGCGTCGAAAAAAGGTGTTAACGGCCATGTGGTTTGTAGAAAATTTTCGTCATCTAACCTATTGGCAGCAGATGGTGTCGGGATATGACTTTTGGTTTGTGATGCAACAAGCCGCATGCTTGGACGCTTTCAGGAAGGCCGGAGCCAAACAGGTGTCGTATCTCCCCTTAGCTGCTGATCCGGCCATTCATCAACCAATGATCCTTACCCAGGGAGCGCAATACGAGTTTGGTGCCGATGTGTCTTTTTTGGGGGCAGGGTATAGAAACCGGCGGCAGATCCTCCCATCCCTGGTCGGCCAAGGGTGGACTTTTAAATTGTGGGGGAATGAATGGGACAACCTTGGGCCGTTAGCCCAGGTTCTTCAGAGAGGGGGTGCACGCATTGATACCCCCACTAGTGTAAAAATTTTCAATGCCACCTCGGTCAATATTAATTTGCATTCTTATACGGGGGACGGATTCGATCCAGAGGGAGATGGGGTGAACCCCAGAACATTCGAATTAGCCAGTTGCGGGGCGTTCCAAGTGGTCGATGCTCGCACCTTGCTTCCGGCGCTCTTTGATGAATCGATGATGGCGGTCATCAACAGTCCGGATCAGCTTCTCCCAACCGTCCAAACTTATTTGCACGAACCAGCCAGACGAGTGGCCATGGCTGAATTGTCCCGGAAGCGCGTTTTAGAGGCGCACACGTACGGGCATCGGATGAGGACGTTTTTAGGTGCCGTGGGTATGGCGAGTCCTGATCGGCTAGGAGCCATTCTTCAGGGGGACCGTACGGCTGAATCGCTAGTGGCTCGGAGTGGACAGTCCCCCGAATTGATTCCCATGCTGCAGAAGTTTCTTCCGACCGATCGTGTGGAGTTAGTGGATGTGGCGAAAGACATTCGGAAGAAAGGGCCGGAAGCCCGGTTGAACCGTGAGGAATTACTAATTTTGATGATGGATGAATACCGACAGGAAAAACGAGATTTTCTTTAA